DNA sequence from the Phoenix dactylifera cultivar Barhee BC4 chromosome 13, palm_55x_up_171113_PBpolish2nd_filt_p, whole genome shotgun sequence genome:
AAACTTGTGTTTGCACTCTTGCGGGCTGCAACCCAGCCCGTGGGtctaaataattttacagatttgGATCAGGTCGGATTGGGTCGTATGATAGAAAACCTAAAATTATCTAATTTCAATTGGATCATATTAGGTCGGATCGGATCTGAATTCAGCAAACCCAAATCCAACCTGAAAAATGAaatgggtccaattttaggatctGACCCGATCCCATGGATCCTCCAAAATGAGTCGGGACGGTTGGACTACGAGCCGGCCTGACCATTTGCATCCCCTACATCCGGCCCACCCTTCCACTCATCGGTCTTCCTGCGCTTCTCGGGACGAGTTAGGGGCAACGGgccgccacacgatgaccaaacGCCGTTCCGTTCCTCCGCGCCGCTCCCCGCCTTCGACCTAAACGTCGTCAACTGAATTATAGAAAAGAGAACGAGATCCGCTTCGCTTTTCCTTCCCACGTCACATTCTTACGCTCCTCCTCTACGACGTGTCCTTCCTTCCAGAGTACAGAAGTCCATTTGGTCTCGAATCAGTTTTAAGTGACTTTGGCCGTGTTCGttgggaagagaagagaagaggggaagaagccAAGGCGAAGGCTCCTCCTATTAAATACTCGTAATAGAGAAGGAGAACGAAGTGATCTCGGGGTTTGGTGGATGGCGGGCGTGGATTGGGAGTCGCTGACGGAGGCGACGTCCGGGGCGGTGGGGGCGCTGGTCAGCAGCACCGTGCTGTACCCCCTCGACACCTGCAAGACCAGATACCAGGCCGAAGTCCGATCCCACGGCCAGCAGAAGTACAGGTTTAcctcctttttcctttccctctctatcttcttttgattcgattttttttttttttattatatgacTTTCAGTGCAGTTTTGAGTTGTGGAATTTGATCTTCAGACGCCAGATCAAAAAATTGATTCATCATATATTTATTCTTTTGATCCGTTATGAATTTAGAGCTGGGTTTTGAATCTGTTAGTTTGTTTAGATTAGTTGTCTCTTTTGGAGATTTGGAGAATTCCTTTGTGTTCTTGGATggatttatgtttttatttaaaCTTTGTAGTTTAGAGTGGTATCTTGATGCTTTCTTCTTTTGTTCTGAGATGTAATCgattatatttatgaatatTCTTGATTTATTGGCAAGTATGGGATCTTGTCCAACACGAAGGAAGTGTACGTTGCCTACATGGTGGCGTGAAAAAGAGCTCAATCTGGTGTCTAAATATGTGGCTGCTTGATGCTACTGTGGACAGTCTATGACTCTATGGTCTAAATCTCAGCAAGATTTGGAGTCTAATTATAGTACGATTGGAAGAGATGAGGATAATTAGTACGATTGGAAGAGATGAGGAGTCCTTCGAAATGTCTTGTTTCGAATTTGAAATCCCAGATACACATCACAGGACTCTGAAATCCAGCCTTCTTTGGAGAAGGGTTCCAGATTGCGGGACTAATTCTTCGCTGGTGAGGTGTTCTTTTGCTAGGGAAAAAATTGTTTTATTTAGATTGGAAGGGTCtagaaagaagaggggaagacctGAACTTTACATGGATGAAAGTTGCAAGAAATAATTTGAAGAAAAATTGCAAGAGCTGCCCCTGGGAGGAATGATCAGAAAATGCAGACTTAAAGCTGACCATTTGTAATTGATGCAGGGCTTGATGGTTAAGGTTCCATTTTATTTAAAGACCTAAGCATCCATTGGGATTTTGGATGTTCCCTGGAGGAAAcatttaaattgtttgattgacTTGAAAAGAATCATTAAGGTTTTGGGAATGAAGATAGCTTTGATTGGATGATTCAGATGGAAATGACTTTCTAGTGGGGCACTGATGTTTCAAAAGACTAGTACACAGTGTCATATGATGCGTCCTGATGCAGTCACAATCTTTCATGTATTTCAGGCTTTTTTGTGcagtctttttttattttatttttgtgtgtgtgtgtgtgttttgtaGTGGATATTGTAAGGTCTTTCTTTCTATAGAACTAATCACTATGTTTgccttaaaaaaattattggtaAAGTGACATGAAATACTTATCAAATTTTATGTGTCATCGTACATATATACCCTTTCTTTTCTGTATTTAGTGaaccttcatgttctttaattTTAATCCGACGATGCTTATGGTATCATGCGATATTCCAGTATCAGTCAATCCATATAGGATCAAAAATGCAGTTTACTGATCGTTACAGACCTTGAACACATCTTCCTTTATAGTAGATAATGGTCTTAACTCTTCATTTAAGTTGCTTAAGTATGGGTTCAACTTGCTATGTTGAAAAGATAGAATTACTTATGGACATGATAGCTTGGAGGAAAAATAGGAAGCTAACATAGTGGTGGCTGATGAAGGTTTGCACATCAAAAGATTCCTCATGTGGCTAGTTAACTGGGGTAATAGACTCCAGATGAAGATCTGAAACAAAGTTTTTTAGCCGGAAGTTCAATTTCAGAGGCAATCATGCAATTTCTTCATAGATAAAGAATGTGTAGCTAACATAAATTCCTGGGACTTACCTCCAAAAGATGGTGGACTTACCCCCAAAAGATGGTCCTTAAGGAGGTCCAACTTAATGAACTTTACCACCTTGCTCGAGAAGATTTTTAAGGACAAAAAGTGAAGCCTTAGAGCTTTGCTTCGCTTTTTTTATTGTCggtaattatttcaaacttcagGACTGATGCGATGTTAGCAGTCATGCCATGGAGGAGACATGAAttcacaatgaaacaaaataAGAATTCCTTCGCAAGATTAATAATGTACCCATAGGAATCTCTTTGATGGAGTTGAACTTTTCTTGGAGTTCAGGGGTTGATGATATTGGCTCAAGGAAATTCAGACTGTGAGCCACGGTGGAATGAAGGGAAAAGGTTGCATGACAATAGGCAAAATGGAGAGAGAGAACATGCTTATCATGTTACCGGACAAGCAGCTGCAAAAGGCTTGAACATGATCTTAATGCAAAGTAGAAATATAAGCTCGGTATATCTGGGGTAATTTCTAGATGTTTGGAGGCAAAATTGAGAATAATTAGAAGCAGATTCTGAGTTAAATTGCTCATTTTCTCTTGTATGATAAAAAGCATGACAACTTCATCTTAGAAATCAGATATGTAGTTCAGATAAGTAACTGTTGTGGAATAGCAACAAtctatcaaaaaaataataaaaaaatgctaGAAGATAGAGGGATAAGTGAAGGATACTCTATATGAATAATAAGAGCATGCTTGAGAGAGATAAAAGCTTGTTTATTTCACTCAATATATCCCTGTCCAAAAGTCCAAAATAGTTGTGCAGGACACCCAACTTTTAATGCTTTTCAGAGAGCCTCAATTAACTACCTTTCCAACCCTAATTATGATTCATAATTATGAAAAACAAAGCTGTCCTAGACCGCTGCCTAATGTCCTATAGTTTATTAACCAATTGGCCCTCTTTTTATCTCCTATTAAGACTCAATAGGAACCATCGTAACTATTGAACCAGTTAATACTTCCCTAATCCCTACTCTGGGATGGCTGATTGCAAATTGTTTCCTTGGTTACGGTCCTCATTAAAAGCTTCTAATAGCCATTCTCGTACCTATATATGAATGCCCAGAACAATCCATTCAGTCCCCTGCTTATAGTTATTGCCCTAAACAACTGATATGTGCACCTAATCAGCTCCTAAAATTTCCCCTAATGGTCAATTTGTCTTTAAATTTGGATATGCTAATTTGATTGGTTTAGGATTTTAATTTCTATGAGCTCCTTGATAGTTCTTTCCTTTCAACGATCCAAGTATTCGGTAAATGCTTAATTCAATATGTATCTTTCTATAGCTTAATGTACTTATTTTGTTCAGCACATGCAGGAAAACCATTAAGCTCTAAACCCTCTTTGTAGTGTGGCCAAGAAAAGACATTTGGTACTAGTATCTTCTTTGCTCATGAAATAGCTTCCACTGCTGGAACTTTGTCTGCCACCCCAACTGGTTTAAGGTATTTGATTTACTCAGAATGACTTCAACTATAGAAGACTGTTTCTACATGCACATGCAAGTATGTTCTTACTAGTTCAAGGAAAACGGTATTTGACTACTATTTTCGTATTATGTAGAGAATCACTTGTATGAATCGCAAAACGACTCAAAAGGAAGTTTTCCTTGTCGTTAGTGCCTTTGACTGCCATTCTGTTTCATTTTAGTCAAGGCGGAACAACCATAGACACTTTAACTTCAGACGGTCTATCAAGACCCAGTCGATGCCTTGCTAATCTGTGCTTCCCAGTTATTATTGGTTTCCTTTAAATTTCGGCGCTAATTAAACCTTTCCAACAATCATTTTCCTGCTCAGATTTGGTAGCCCAAAGTAATGCATATGGGTATCCTTTATTATTCCAATAAGCACTCGCTGTAAGAAAACAATGCAAAATGAGGGGGCACCtaataaacatataaaataaACTTAAATCGAGATAAGAGGTTGGATTAATGTTTAATTTAGCTTGGGTGCAGCTGGTTCTTTTCTAATTTCTGGCTGCACCTATATGAGATCCATGTCTGTAAAATCATTTGTTTGCTGATTATTCTACTGCAAACTGAAATTCTTGAATGTAAATTATGTATTCTGAGTATAGGTGAGGAAGGGTAAGGATTATTTCTTGATGCTTGAGAAGgctgttttcaattttttttcctatATATTTGGTGCTACAGCAATATAATTTGGCCCAGGTTGTCTTTCAAGGAACCATGTTCGGTTCCAAGCAAGAGAGTTGAAGGATCTGGAAAGAGAAAATCAGCTCATGTTCTTGCCAAGGAAACCAACAAATGGTTTAGCCATCAATATGGGCCAGATTTATGGTTACGTCGGTATCCTGGAGTGAATGAGCTAGGTGTATAGTCCCTTAGTTCTTATGCAGGTTGCATGGAATGGGCCATTATCTGAACAAATACGTGTCCCAAAAAGTTCAAATTAATTTTCTCTAACAACAAAATATTGCTAAAAAATGGAATCCGTAGTTTTTAAACTTAAATAAACCCTCTTAGGTTTTTTGCCTTTTTAAAAGTAATCCTTGTGGTTTTGGCTATGACAAGAATAGATAAGGTTTAACTGGTTACAGTcactatcttttttcttttttacagtTAGAATCCTTTAGGACTCAAATAACAAGGTTTATTCATTACCCAAAAAAAGACAAGGTTTGTGAATTTAtttttggcttttagggcatatatGGAGGCAGGCCAGCATATGGAACTAGGTCAGGTTTAGACTAaaggaaagaaacaggggagcaaTTAGCATCCCTGCTTAcctttgttcctttttttaGTGGTATCTTTTTCTCTATGGTTAAAAACTGATGAATCAGATAATCTTCCTGAATCATACTTGATGGTATGGATTGCATCTCTATGAGTTCCTGAATCTGCCAGTTTTATGAATGAGACTTTCCACAATGATGGTGCTCAACATGGCCCTTGGGATCAAGCAGTATTCCTGTTGAAACCTTAAGCTTTCCATTGGAATCCTTAGAAAAACTTTTGCAATTACATTAGTTTTCTAAAACTAAATTTTATTCTTAAATGAGGTTTTGTTGCTAAGCATCCATAATCTGGTAATTACAGGATTGTAAATTTTTAGCCACCCTTGATGAATCTTAATGGGCACTGTATAGCAAATAACACAAAATAATTATCATAACACTTGGTAATTAGAAAGCTTATCAGGTCAAAGGACGGATTTTAGACATGCATACTTAAAggcatatattaatataatatatgtttCTCTAGATGTTGTctcaatttaatattttattgggGGACCACATGCGCGAATGAAATTTGGATAATACATATTGGTAAACATTTAGCTGTTTACCCTCAACCCTCTATCAATGATTgcttttggttcaagaaattgGCTCATGAATTCCTTGATGAATCTTAAGGCTCACTTCCTGGAGTACAGCTTATTAAAGCGCCTATAAACATCTGAGAATGAAATAGCTATGCTTAATTAACTTAAAATGCTTAAGTTAACTTAAAATGCTTAAGTTATCATGGCACAAAGTAACTAGTCTGAATAGAGCagaagttgaagttattagttAGTTCTTATCTAATTTTGTTTCTCTTCCAGGATTTGGTGTATATTACTATTCCAGCCGACCATTTTCTATATAGCATAACTTATTTATCTAATTTCTTTTGAATTGTTTCTTCTAGGAACCTTTCAGATGTCTTGTGGGAAGCAATTTCTACGCGCCGAGTTCTTTCCCTGTACCAAGGACTTGGGACCAAgaatttgcaatctttcatatctcagtttgtttatttttatggCTATAGCTATTTCAGACGTTTGTATTTGGAAAGGAGTGGAGCCAAATCTGTGGGAACAAAACCCAACTTGGTTGTGGCTGCTGCTGCCGGTGTTTGCACTGTTATCATAACACAGGTAGTCAATAATTACACACGAAATTCGACATCAATTTTTAATAAATTCCTGCTTTTTGGCATTGTGGCAATTATATTGAGAATTTTGAGTATAATTCATGTTGCTTTTTACTTttgttaatttttatctttgttCAGCCATTAGATACAGCATCTTCTAGAATGCAAACGAGTGCTTTTGGTAAATCCAAGGGATTGTTTAAAACTCTTTCAGAGGGTTCATGGAGTGATGCATATGATGGCCTGGGAGTATCTCTTCTGTTGACTTCGAATCCTGCTATTCAGGTaccatgatgaaactttttagtGCTGAGATCATATGGGAATAGTGTACGAAATTGCGAACATAAATCTAGATTGTCCAGTAGTCATGTAACTTCTCTTATGTATATGCAATTCTTATTAAAATAATGTTATTTTTTACCTACCAATCAAGTAACAAGAACTCTGAATGCATGCTGTGGTCCAATAATCAGATGTAGATTAGTTGTGCAGTAATTTGATAGTTCTCTAGTTCTTAAATTAGTAAGTTCTTTTATGAGATTATTTGGGGGGAAGGTTCTTGAATAATCAGTTTCAGTGATTTGGAAATGAAATCTTAAGTTGCTGAATAGCGCTCTGAGGATGGAATCTGTgtgaagaaaagaataaaagacaATAGGATAAAAATCTATCAGACTAGGGATTCTCtactttcttttaattttatttcttttgccaAGTTCCCAACGGGCAAACAGATTTAATTAGTTAATGGTGTAGAGTGGATGCATAGATTGAATCTTCCAAATAAATATCATATGACAATTGCATGCAATACAAGTTACTTCATTGGCTTTCATCTCTTAAATGAATCATGAGAAATTTCTTTGAGGCAGACAATTAAGGCTTATAACTTCATGTGGTGCACAATTTATGAAATCACAATCTTCTGAAAAATCAGTTCCAGTCTTGGTCATGGCAATGTTAAATTGTGAGTATCGTTTTCAGTAGGTCTGCTCTAGTTTCAGCACTTTCATCCAAAAAACTAATGCTAAATCTAAAACTGTTAAACATATGGAAATTCAGGAAAATGGACCAGAATAAAACAAGTCAGGTACATAAATCAGGAATTGTTTTAAAATTTGTTGTATTCTTTGTGATTATAGGGTGTTTTAATGGTTTCATGCTGGAAACATCAAACAATTATAATTTGCTAATACATCAAAAAACGTGTTTCACATCATTTGCATGTAAAGTATCATTTATTAGTCAATGATGATGTAGAACAAAACAGTCATCATGTAAGCCATAGGGTAGTCTGTAATATATCAAAAAAAGTTTCTTCTAGTTTTCTTAAACCAAAATAGCAATGCTCCCAGATCTTGAAACTTCCAAAATCTAAGTTCACTTTTGAGGATGAGCTTCTTGGAATTTGAGGAAATGAAGACATGAGACAAAGGCATTGCACAGATCACCCATATATGTAGCAAGTTTAGCCGTATAAGCTGGTTCCATCTGGAACTTTACAACCAACTCCCATTTTAGATTGGTTTCCAACGAAAATATAATCATTTCATGAGTGGTTTCAGCTTTTCAGCTGATGCTTCATACCAGGGCGAACTATGGTGTTGCAatttttttatatcttttttgGTTGAAAATCCTCTCTAATCTATTAGAGAATTTTAGTACTCAAAATACACACTTTTTACAAACTGCATATTTGGCTCCTTTTGACAATTGTCTTGTCAGCCTGAAGCACTCATAGTGTTTGGAACGTTGGATAAATAAAAACATGCCCTGTTAGCTAAACAAGGTCATTCCCTTAAAACGATGCCGTATTTCCATCCATGTGCTATTGTGTGTTCATGTAATTTGGTCACAATGTCAGCCGGCTACTAACTAATATGTTTTTTCCTAGATTAGTAGGATATGACTGCATAATGCATAATAGGAAAATTAGATTGCCAGCACACTTACCTAGGAGTTAGCAGTGAGAGAAGTTACaattattcattttttatatttatattctaATGTCTAGATCACTAAATAATCATCTGTTATTGATCtgtaaatatataataataatactttAACATTTAATTCTCAACAAGAATTTCGTCTTATTACAATGGTGCTGACTTTATGCATTAATTATGATCCAGTGTTATGAATATGTTTTACAGCACTTTTCAATCGCTGTCGACTCATTGTTAGTAAGTATTAAGTTATGGCCAATAGAACTTGATGCAAGAGAGAGGTTTgcattgaaacttgattgatcGGTCAATAGGGAAAAAAATCGTTCGGCGCACACTTTAAGCTTATATAAAACAATGCTTCAAGGGTCCTTTTGACTTCTTTTGAGCTTTGGACAAAAGAGGAGATATGGTCTAATGAGAAATTGCATTTATTTTTGAAGTCAAAGTAACAAATTAAGAAAATCTCCTTATTTCATCTCTCAATTCTTTGTAAAGTCTTGCAAATAACTTGGTCATGTTGCAAGTTAAGCTGGTGTCTGATCTCTGCTATTGAATGAAACCAGTAATATGACTTTCAAATGTGTTATGTTGAAATTCTTTTTTATCTTAAACATGTATACGAGCTTTCAGATGCTGCACTGAACATTTGTGATCAAGTGGGTGCAAAAATAGGCTGTTTTAATGACACGATATGATGTTGTGCTATAACATGAGCATTGGAATCTATTGATTTTCAATATGTACATGTTTCAAGATACATGGCAGTCAATCATGATTAACAAAGTGGATTTTCGATTTCAATGCCCTATGATGTATTTTAGTACACTAGCATAATACATTGTCTATTTTTTCACccacttgatgcatagattAGATATCGTAAAAAGATGTAATCTTTAAACTTCTGAGCATTTTTCGAGGTGTAAATCAAAATCGATAGTGTGGATTTTTGATTTGTATGGCTCATCATTGATTTTGGAAGAACTAAGTCTCTAATTAAAGGTTCAATCAAGGAAGGCCGAATCGGACCGAACCGCCTAGTTTGGCCCGTATTGAGGATCCGGTGGAAAATCGGATCGGTTTGCTTATTGGAGTCGGTTCCGGCTCCAAACCGGCTAGAATTGGTTTTGAACTGACCGAAATTGGCCAGAGAAGGCCCGAACCAGCTGGAACCGGgccccctcccctttcctttgTTTGGTGATAAAAGCATGTTGGGAAGGCCCAAGAAGGCCTTCTCAACATCCTTATTGTGTTTCTTAGCTCTCCGGCTTTCCCTCATCCTCTTACGGCGAAAATCACACCGATTCAGCGCAATTGAAGAAATATCCAAGCCTAGATAAGGTGTGCTTCTTCTCTCCTATCTCatatctccatttttttttggtcttaAAAAAATAGCTCGAAATTTGCAAAATAGGAGGAGATCATTCCAAATTTTTTGATTTGggcttgattttattttatgttatagATTTATGGATGATCTATACGATGAcataaagatttttattttttggattatgtatcatttttttaaaaattaaaatatatatttagatcaaataatagaaaatatacataaaaaaattatttttttaaaaaatataaaatcagaAGCATATTTAGGGGTATGCAAGCTACTCTCCAGCAAAATTTGGGGTCTATTTATTTAACTTTTGATGCGATCATGCGCACAATGACTTAGGTCTAAATTTGAAACAAATT
Encoded proteins:
- the LOC103723613 gene encoding peroxisomal adenine nucleotide carrier 1-like codes for the protein MAGVDWESLTEATSGAVGALVSSTVLYPLDTCKTRYQAEVRSHGQQKYRNLSDVLWEAISTRRVLSLYQGLGTKNLQSFISQFVYFYGYSYFRRLYLERSGAKSVGTKPNLVVAAAAGVCTVIITQPLDTASSRMQTSAFGKSKGLFKTLSEGSWSDAYDGLGVSLLLTSNPAIQYTVFDQLKRRLLKRRQSNKIAPATAKSSPEALSAFSAFVLGAISKSVATILTYPAIRCKVMIQASDSHDVSNKDGPSGPPKTIIDALLAIWRKEGIPGFFKGLQAQILKTVLSSALLLMIKEKISRYTWISMLALRRYLLVSQRRIKST